A portion of the Lysinibacillus timonensis genome contains these proteins:
- a CDS encoding ABC transporter ATP-binding protein yields the protein MIEIKGLTKKFGDKPVVEDVSVTIQPGSITSFIGPNGAGKSTLLSMVSRLLDADTGEVLLDKNNVKQWKSNEFAKRVSILKQANFINVRLTIRELVAFGRYPYSKGRLTSEDEQFVDQAIEYMNLTEMQDKYLDELSGGQKQRAFIAMVIAQDTEYILLDEPLNNLDMKHSVQIMKILRKLVDDLGKTVVIVLHDINFASVYSDNIVALKNGKVVKSGPTNDIINSEALREIYDMNIPVQEQNGCRICVYFNSHS from the coding sequence ATGATCGAAATCAAAGGGTTAACAAAAAAATTCGGTGATAAGCCTGTTGTAGAAGATGTTTCTGTAACAATACAACCAGGTTCCATTACATCCTTTATTGGTCCAAACGGTGCTGGTAAGTCAACACTGTTATCTATGGTAAGCCGATTATTAGATGCAGATACAGGAGAAGTTTTACTAGATAAAAACAATGTTAAGCAGTGGAAATCAAATGAATTCGCAAAGCGTGTATCAATTTTAAAGCAAGCAAATTTTATTAATGTACGTTTAACAATTAGAGAGTTAGTTGCATTTGGACGATATCCTTATTCTAAGGGCCGCTTGACGTCTGAAGATGAACAGTTTGTTGATCAAGCAATTGAGTACATGAATTTAACAGAAATGCAGGATAAATATTTAGATGAGTTATCTGGTGGACAAAAGCAGCGAGCTTTTATTGCAATGGTTATTGCACAAGATACAGAGTATATTTTGCTTGATGAGCCTTTAAATAACTTAGATATGAAGCATTCTGTTCAAATTATGAAGATATTACGCAAGCTTGTTGATGACCTTGGTAAAACTGTTGTGATTGTATTACACGACATTAACTTCGCTTCTGTTTATTCGGATAATATTGTGGCGTTAAAAAATGGCAAAGTGGTTAAAAGTGGACCTACGAATGACATCATAAACTCAGAAGCGCTACGTGAAATCTATGATATGAACATTCCTGTTCAGGAACAAAACGGTTGCCGAATATGCGTCTATTTTAATTCTCATTCTTAA
- a CDS encoding iron chelate uptake ABC transporter family permease subunit, whose product MRNSTKLIILAVIAIICILLYGFYDIKGGFDYAFPRRMMRVGAMIVTGFAIAYSTVVFQTITHNRILTPSVMGLDSMYEVVQTLIFFFAGSVSIWVVNQYLNFMASIVAMILFAIILYRFLFRADKHPIYLLLLIGMIIGTLLGSLTTFLQVLIDPVEYLSLQNKLFASFINIKVELLYIAIAILLLAFIYGYRIMGQLDVMSLGRENAINLGINYDRLVLNILILSSVLIATSTALVGPITFFGLIVANLSYQFLVTYKHSIHIIGAGLMSVIALVGGQFIVEHIFEMSTTLSVIINFIGGIYFIYLLLKESRAKG is encoded by the coding sequence ATGCGAAATAGTACGAAGTTAATAATATTAGCTGTAATAGCTATTATCTGTATTCTCCTATACGGATTTTACGATATTAAGGGTGGATTTGATTACGCTTTCCCTAGACGCATGATGCGTGTTGGAGCAATGATTGTAACAGGTTTTGCGATTGCCTATTCTACAGTAGTATTCCAAACGATTACACATAATCGTATTTTAACTCCTTCTGTTATGGGTCTAGACTCGATGTACGAAGTTGTGCAAACATTAATCTTTTTCTTTGCAGGTTCTGTATCTATTTGGGTAGTGAATCAGTATTTGAACTTTATGGCCTCCATTGTAGCCATGATATTATTTGCGATTATATTATATCGATTCCTTTTCCGTGCAGATAAGCATCCAATTTATTTATTACTATTAATAGGGATGATTATTGGGACCTTACTCGGAAGTCTTACAACATTTTTACAAGTGTTGATTGACCCAGTAGAATATTTAAGTTTACAAAACAAATTATTCGCTAGTTTTATTAATATTAAAGTGGAGTTGCTTTATATTGCAATTGCCATATTGCTATTGGCTTTTATTTACGGTTATCGAATAATGGGTCAGCTCGATGTGATGTCTTTAGGTCGAGAAAATGCTATTAATTTAGGAATAAATTACGATCGTTTAGTATTAAATATTTTAATTTTATCGTCAGTTCTTATTGCAACATCAACAGCATTGGTTGGTCCGATTACCTTCTTCGGCTTAATCGTGGCGAATCTTTCCTATCAATTTTTAGTCACTTATAAGCATTCGATTCACATTATAGGTGCAGGTTTAATGAGTGTGATTGCATTAGTCGGTGGTCAATTTATTGTTGAGCATATATTTGAAATGAGTACTACTTTAAGTGTCATTATCAACTTTATTGGTGGAATTTACTTTATTTATTTATTATTAAAGGAAAGTAGGGCTAAAGGATGA
- a CDS encoding ABC transporter permease: protein MRLWMLIIAAIILSIISLFIGAIDIKPSDLLNWESRELKIFLISRVPRLLAIILAGVGMSIAGLIMQSLSRNRFVSPTTAGTLDAAKLGILISMLFFTNVTYTQQVIFSFAFALAGTFVFMKILDSIKFKDVVFVPLIGIMYGNILSSITTFLGYEADLLQNISSWLMGSFTLIISGRYELLYLSIPAIILAYLYANKFTVAGMGEDFAKNLGLSYKLVLNIGLILVAIISTTVVLTVGVIPFLGLIVPNIVSLYMGDNLRKTIPHTAVLGVVFLLICDIVGRIVIYPFEIPVNVTVAVIGSAIFLIMLFRGRAYAK, encoded by the coding sequence ATGAGACTGTGGATGTTAATAATTGCAGCAATCATCCTATCGATTATCTCGCTTTTTATAGGTGCCATTGATATTAAACCGAGTGATTTGCTCAATTGGGAATCGAGAGAATTAAAGATTTTCTTAATCAGTCGTGTACCACGTCTACTGGCGATAATTCTAGCGGGTGTTGGGATGAGTATTGCGGGCTTAATCATGCAAAGTTTAAGCAGAAATAGATTTGTATCTCCAACAACAGCTGGGACTCTAGATGCGGCTAAGTTAGGGATTTTAATTTCTATGTTGTTCTTTACGAATGTTACATATACTCAGCAAGTAATATTTAGTTTTGCGTTTGCATTAGCTGGAACTTTTGTTTTCATGAAAATTTTAGATAGTATAAAATTTAAAGATGTAGTTTTTGTACCATTAATCGGTATTATGTACGGAAATATTTTATCGTCGATTACGACATTCTTAGGTTACGAAGCAGATTTACTTCAAAACATCTCATCATGGTTGATGGGTAGCTTTACATTGATTATTTCTGGTCGTTATGAATTGTTATATTTAAGTATACCAGCTATTATATTAGCTTATCTTTATGCTAATAAGTTTACAGTTGCTGGTATGGGTGAGGATTTTGCAAAAAACTTAGGTTTAAGTTATAAATTAGTCTTAAATATAGGACTAATTTTAGTTGCAATTATTTCTACAACGGTTGTTTTAACTGTTGGAGTTATTCCATTTCTAGGATTAATTGTACCAAATATTGTTTCTCTTTATATGGGGGATAATTTGCGTAAGACGATACCTCATACTGCAGTGTTAGGGGTTGTCTTCCTCTTAATCTGTGACATAGTTGGGCGTATTGTCATTTATCCATTTGAAATACCTGTCAACGTAACAGTTGCAGTAATTGGCAGTGCAATCTTCTTAATTATGTTATTTAGGGGGAGAGCATATGCGAAATAG